From one Streptococcus oralis genomic stretch:
- the rplV gene encoding 50S ribosomal protein L22, with product MAEITSAKAMARTVRVSPRKSRLVLDNIRGKSVADAIAILTFTPNKAAEIILKVLNSAVANAENNFGLDKANLVVSEAFANEGPTMKRFRPRAKGSASPINKRTAHITVAVAEK from the coding sequence ATGGCAGAAATTACTTCAGCTAAAGCAATGGCTCGTACAGTACGTGTTTCACCTCGTAAATCACGTCTTGTTCTTGACAACATCCGTGGTAAAAGCGTAGCCGATGCTATTGCAATCTTGACATTCACACCAAACAAAGCTGCTGAAATCATCTTGAAAGTTTTGAATTCAGCTGTAGCTAACGCTGAAAATAACTTTGGTTTGGACAAAGCTAACTTGGTAGTATCTGAAGCATTCGCAAACGAAGGACCAACTATGAAACGTTTCCGTCCACGTGCGAAAGGTTCAGCTTCACCAATCAACAAACGTACAGCTCACATCACTGTAGCTGTTGCAGAAAAATAA